A single region of the Pseudomonas sp. GGS8 genome encodes:
- a CDS encoding amino acid ABC transporter permease encodes MYESPSWLHELWVARDVLWQGFLTSVQCSGLAILLGTLVGIVAGLVLTYGTFWMRAPFRFYVDIIRGTPVFVLVLACFYMAPALGWQISAFGAGTLGLTLFCGSHVAEIVRGALQALPSGQMEASKAIGLTFYQALGYVLLPQALRQILPTWVNSSTEIVKASTLLSVIGVAELLLSTQQIIARTFMTLEFYLFAGLLFFVINYAIELLGRHIEKRVALP; translated from the coding sequence ATGTACGAATCCCCCAGCTGGTTGCATGAGTTATGGGTGGCCCGGGATGTCCTGTGGCAGGGCTTCCTGACCAGTGTGCAGTGCTCGGGCCTGGCGATTTTGCTGGGCACGCTGGTCGGCATCGTCGCCGGCCTGGTACTCACCTACGGCACGTTCTGGATGCGCGCGCCGTTCCGGTTCTACGTCGACATCATTCGCGGCACGCCGGTGTTTGTATTGGTACTGGCCTGCTTCTACATGGCGCCGGCCCTGGGCTGGCAGATCAGCGCCTTCGGGGCTGGCACTTTGGGCCTGACGCTGTTTTGCGGTTCCCATGTCGCCGAGATCGTGCGCGGTGCGTTGCAAGCGCTGCCCAGCGGCCAGATGGAAGCGAGCAAGGCCATCGGCCTGACGTTTTACCAGGCGCTGGGTTATGTGTTGTTGCCCCAGGCGTTGCGGCAGATCTTGCCGACCTGGGTCAACTCGTCCACCGAGATCGTCAAGGCGTCGACCTTGTTGTCGGTGATCGGCGTCGCCGAGCTGCTGCTCAGCACCCAGCAGATCATCGCCCGGACCTTCATGACCCTGGAGTTTTACCTGTTCGCCGGATTGCTGTTTTTCGTCATCAACTACGCCATCGAATTACTCGGCCGGCACATTGAAAAGCGGGTGGCCTTGCCATGA
- a CDS encoding sugar kinase, protein MNNISPLGPNIPRIALIGECMIELQQRADGSLQQSFGGDTLNTAVYLARELGDGGAVDYVTALGDDSFSDAMCQSWASEHIGLGMVQRLPGRLPGLYCIQTDAAGERRFLYWRNEAAVRDCFTTPAAAPILAALPDYDVLYFSGITLAVLGEQGREKLLDTLIEARQRDARIVFDNNYRPRLWASVEDARAAYRKVLPYVDLALLTVEDEQALFHFSDCAAVFAAYEQMGTPEVVLKRGAEACLIRCDGESFEVPAQVVERVVDTTAAGDSFSAAYLACRLKGGSPVEAAEAGHRLASRVIQVPGALIPR, encoded by the coding sequence ATGAACAACATCAGCCCTCTGGGCCCCAACATCCCGCGCATCGCCCTGATCGGCGAGTGCATGATCGAACTGCAGCAGCGCGCCGACGGCTCTCTGCAACAAAGCTTCGGCGGCGATACCCTGAACACCGCGGTCTATCTGGCCCGTGAATTGGGTGATGGCGGCGCGGTGGATTACGTCACTGCCCTGGGCGATGACAGTTTCAGCGATGCGATGTGCCAGAGCTGGGCCAGCGAACACATCGGCCTGGGCATGGTCCAGCGTTTGCCCGGTCGTTTGCCCGGCCTGTATTGCATCCAGACCGATGCGGCCGGCGAGCGGCGTTTTCTCTACTGGCGCAATGAAGCGGCGGTGCGCGATTGCTTTACCACTCCGGCGGCCGCGCCGATCCTGGCGGCGCTGCCGGATTACGACGTGTTGTATTTCAGCGGCATCACCCTGGCGGTGCTCGGCGAGCAGGGCCGGGAGAAACTCCTGGACACCCTGATCGAAGCCCGACAGCGGGATGCGCGGATCGTGTTCGACAACAATTATCGACCACGCCTGTGGGCTTCGGTCGAGGACGCACGAGCGGCTTATCGCAAAGTGTTGCCCTATGTCGACCTGGCGTTGCTGACGGTTGAGGACGAGCAGGCATTGTTCCACTTTTCCGATTGCGCGGCGGTGTTTGCCGCTTACGAGCAGATGGGTACGCCCGAAGTGGTGCTCAAGCGCGGTGCCGAGGCGTGTCTGATTCGCTGTGACGGCGAGTCGTTCGAAGTGCCGGCGCAGGTGGTCGAACGGGTGGTGGACACCACAGCGGCGGGGGATTCGTTCAGTGCGGCGTATTTGGCTTGTCGGCTCAAGGGCGGTAGCCCGGTTGAGGCTGCCGAGGCGGGGCATCGGTTGGCGAGTCGGGTGATTCAAGTGCCTGGGGCACTGATCCCGAGATAA
- a CDS encoding amino acid deaminase: MSTAINTAAVEKGAAQTGANLVRDVSLPALVLHRDALEHNIRWMQDFVSNSGAELAPHGKTSMTPALFRRQLAAGAWGITLASATQTRAAYAHGVRRVLMANQLVGTPNMALIADLLADPTFDFYCMVDHPDNVADLGAYFASRGVRLNVMIEYGVVGGRCGCRTEAEVLALAKAIAAQPALALTGIEGYEGVIHGDHAVSGIREFAASLVRLAVQLQDSGAFAIAKPIITASGSAWYDLIAESFEAQNAGARFLSVLRPGSYVAHDHGIYKEAQCCVLDRRSDLHEGLRPALEVWAHVQSLPEPGFAVIALGKRDVAYDAGLPVPLLRYKAGVVPATGDDVSACKVTAVMDQHAFMTVAPGVELRVGDIISFGTSHPCLTFDKWRVGCLVDEQLNVIETMETCF; encoded by the coding sequence ATGTCTACTGCCATCAATACCGCCGCCGTGGAAAAGGGCGCCGCCCAGACCGGCGCCAACCTGGTGCGTGACGTCAGCCTGCCGGCGCTGGTGCTGCACCGCGACGCGCTGGAACACAACATTCGCTGGATGCAGGACTTTGTCAGCAACAGTGGTGCGGAACTGGCGCCCCACGGCAAAACCAGCATGACCCCGGCGCTGTTTCGTCGGCAACTGGCCGCCGGTGCCTGGGGTATCACTCTTGCCAGTGCCACGCAAACCCGCGCGGCTTACGCCCATGGTGTGCGTCGGGTGCTGATGGCCAATCAACTGGTCGGCACACCGAACATGGCGCTGATCGCCGACCTGCTGGCAGATCCGACCTTTGATTTCTACTGCATGGTCGATCACCCGGATAACGTTGCCGACCTCGGCGCGTATTTCGCCTCGCGCGGCGTGCGCCTGAACGTGATGATCGAGTACGGCGTGGTCGGCGGTCGTTGCGGTTGCCGCACCGAAGCCGAAGTGCTGGCGCTGGCCAAGGCTATTGCCGCTCAACCGGCGCTGGCGCTGACCGGCATCGAGGGCTACGAAGGGGTGATTCACGGTGATCATGCGGTGAGCGGCATCCGCGAGTTCGCCGCCTCCCTGGTGCGTCTGGCCGTGCAGTTGCAGGACAGCGGCGCGTTCGCGATTGCCAAGCCGATCATCACCGCGTCGGGGTCGGCCTGGTACGACCTGATCGCCGAGTCGTTCGAAGCGCAGAATGCCGGCGCACGTTTCCTCAGCGTGCTGCGCCCCGGCAGTTACGTGGCCCATGACCATGGCATCTACAAAGAAGCGCAATGCTGCGTGCTCGACCGTCGCAGTGACCTGCACGAAGGTTTGCGCCCGGCGCTGGAAGTCTGGGCGCATGTGCAGTCGTTGCCGGAGCCGGGTTTTGCGGTGATCGCCCTGGGCAAGCGCGACGTGGCCTACGACGCCGGTTTGCCGGTGCCGTTGCTGCGTTACAAGGCCGGCGTGGTGCCGGCGACCGGTGACGATGTGAGTGCCTGCAAGGTGACGGCGGTGATGGACCAACACGCCTTCATGACAGTGGCGCCGGGGGTTGAGTTGCGGGTGGGCGATATCATTTCGTTCGGAACTTCGCACCCGTGTTTGACGTTCGATAAGTGGCGCGTCGGGTGTCTGGTGGATGAGCAACTGAATGTCATCGAAACCATGGAAACCTGTTTCTAA
- a CDS encoding amino acid ABC transporter ATP-binding protein: protein MTQAQVSTQNQALLDIRGLHKQYGQLEVLKGVDLTMQRGNVVTLIGSSGSGKTTLLRCVNMLEEFQGGQILLDGESIGYDEVNGKRVRHPEKVIARHRAMTGMAFQQFNLFPHLTALQNVTLGLLKVKKLHKDEAVALAEKWLERVGLLERRDHYPGQLSGGQQQRVAIARAIAMNPSLMLFDEVTSALDPELVGEVLNVIKGLAEDGMTMLLVTHEMRFAFEVSDKIVFMNQGRIEEQGPPKELFERPQSPRLAEFLKSTRF from the coding sequence ATGACTCAAGCTCAAGTTTCGACCCAGAACCAGGCGCTGCTGGACATCCGTGGCCTGCACAAACAGTACGGCCAGCTCGAAGTGCTCAAGGGCGTCGACCTGACCATGCAGCGCGGCAATGTGGTCACGCTGATCGGCTCCAGCGGCTCGGGCAAGACCACGCTGTTGCGCTGCGTGAACATGCTCGAAGAGTTCCAGGGCGGGCAGATTCTGCTCGACGGTGAATCCATCGGCTATGACGAGGTTAACGGCAAGCGCGTACGCCACCCGGAAAAAGTCATCGCCCGCCATCGCGCCATGACCGGCATGGCCTTCCAGCAATTCAATCTGTTCCCGCATCTCACTGCATTGCAGAACGTCACCCTCGGTTTACTCAAGGTGAAAAAACTGCACAAGGATGAGGCGGTGGCGCTGGCGGAAAAATGGCTGGAGCGGGTCGGCCTGCTGGAGCGCCGCGATCATTACCCCGGTCAGTTGTCCGGTGGTCAGCAACAGCGCGTGGCGATTGCCCGGGCGATTGCGATGAACCCGAGCCTGATGCTGTTCGATGAAGTCACCTCGGCCCTCGATCCGGAACTGGTGGGCGAAGTGCTGAACGTGATCAAGGGCCTGGCCGAAGACGGCATGACCATGTTGCTGGTGACCCACGAAATGCGTTTTGCCTTCGAGGTCTCGGACAAGATCGTGTTCATGAATCAGGGGCGGATCGAAGAGCAGGGGCCGCCCAAGGAACTGTTCGAGCGCCCGCAGTCGCCGCGACTGGCGGAATTTCTCAAGAGCACCCGCTTTTAA
- a CDS encoding peptidylprolyl isomerase produces the protein MKAQARHILVKTSEEAEQLKQRIAKGEAFDVLAKKYSTCPSGKRGGDLGEVRPGQMVGAIDAVIFKKPLRVVHGPIKSKFGYHLVQVFYRD, from the coding sequence ATGAAAGCCCAAGCCCGCCATATATTGGTGAAAACCTCGGAAGAAGCCGAGCAGCTCAAACAACGCATCGCCAAGGGCGAAGCCTTCGATGTGCTGGCCAAGAAATACTCCACGTGCCCGTCCGGCAAGCGCGGCGGCGATCTTGGCGAAGTACGGCCCGGGCAGATGGTCGGGGCGATCGATGCGGTGATCTTCAAAAAACCACTGCGGGTGGTGCATGGGCCGATCAAGAGCAAGTTCGGGTATCACCTGGTGCAGGTGTTTTACCGGGATTGA
- a CDS encoding amino acid ABC transporter permease: MNYQLNFAAVWRDFDTLLAGLGLGLELALVSIAIGCVIGLLMAFALLSKHRALRGLASVYVTVIRNTPILVLILLIYFALPSLGIRLDKIPSFIITLSLYAGAYLTEVFRGGLLSIPKGLREAGLAIGLGEWQVKAYITVPVMLRNVLPALSNNFISLFKDTSLAAAIAVPELTYYARKINVESYRVIETWLVTTALYVAACYLIAMMLRYLEQRLAIRR, from the coding sequence ATGAACTATCAGTTGAATTTTGCCGCCGTGTGGCGCGACTTCGACACCTTGCTGGCGGGGCTCGGTCTGGGCCTTGAGCTGGCACTGGTGTCGATCGCCATCGGCTGTGTGATCGGCTTGCTGATGGCGTTTGCTTTGCTGTCGAAGCACCGCGCGTTGCGGGGGCTGGCGTCGGTGTATGTGACGGTGATCCGTAATACGCCGATTCTGGTGTTGATTCTGTTGATCTACTTCGCCTTGCCGAGCCTGGGTATTCGCCTGGACAAGATCCCCTCGTTCATCATCACCCTGTCGCTGTATGCCGGGGCGTACCTGACCGAAGTGTTTCGTGGCGGGCTGTTGAGCATTCCCAAGGGCCTACGTGAAGCCGGGTTGGCGATCGGCTTGGGCGAGTGGCAGGTCAAGGCGTACATCACCGTGCCGGTGATGCTGCGCAATGTGTTGCCGGCGCTGTCGAACAACTTCATTTCGCTGTTCAAGGACACCTCGCTGGCGGCGGCGATTGCCGTGCCGGAGCTGACCTATTACGCGCGCAAGATCAATGTCGAGAGCTACCGGGTGATTGAAACCTGGCTGGTGACCACAGCGCTCTATGTTGCGGCCTGTTACCTCATTGCCATGATGCTGCGTTACCTCGAGCAGCGTCTGGCGATTCGCCGATAG
- a CDS encoding PAS domain-containing protein: MNAPPTASDAQALIARLDWTNNPLGAAENWPQSLRTAVDIVIHSPMPMLLLWGPQLTQIYNDGFAFLAGSKHPHAFGQPTHQIWPELKDFTDPIYSAVLQGQVRTYSEQRFTLQRDGQDSDFWLDLTYSPIRNESAEVAGILVTAIETNERRRIALELEQRSAASLKAQQETEQRLQLALAATDAVGTWDWDIAEDRFIADAHFAQLHGVDPAMASQLPISEYLHGVHPEDRAMIARSIKHCITHGSEYAEEYRLLQADGQLRWVFARGRCYKDHHGRPIRFLGAALDLTERKHIEQALRQSQTELQLIINAMPILIGYVDREERFRLNNAAYLEWYGLTPQELYGRTIREVLGDEAYALRAEHIAEALKGKTCCFSISADHRDGSTRQALMNYLPRHGADGAVNGFYIFVIDETERKQTEEALRNLNETLEERVSARTQQLAEANQRLQNEMFERERAEDALRHAQKMEAVGQLTGGIAHDFNNMLTGIIGSLDLMQRYIADGRAAEIGRFTEAAVSSAHRAAALTHRLLAFSRRQSLDRRPLDANQLVHSLEDLLSRTKGDHIELKLKLADEVWPVSTDVSQLENALLNLVINARDAMPDGGELLIETANVHLDGSDVTPLEPVRAGDYLMIAVSDNGAGMTPSVLAKAFDPFFTTKPIGQGTGLGLSMIYGFAQQSGGHVSLHSRPGQGTSVRLYLPRLHVALPEHTQLPVIGEAPSAVAGETVVLVEDDPAVRMLVLDLLKALGYHAHEAEDAQSALPLLESDLRVDLLVTDVGLPGMNGRQLAEIARQHRPELKVLFITGYAEKAAERQGFLEEGMDMMAKPFSMDLLANKIRTMIGQAG; encoded by the coding sequence ATGAACGCACCACCGACCGCCAGCGATGCCCAGGCCTTGATCGCCCGACTGGACTGGACAAACAACCCGCTGGGCGCCGCCGAGAACTGGCCGCAGAGCCTGCGCACCGCGGTGGACATTGTGATCCACTCGCCAATGCCGATGTTGTTGCTATGGGGCCCGCAGCTCACGCAGATCTACAACGACGGCTTCGCCTTCCTCGCCGGCAGCAAGCACCCTCACGCTTTCGGACAACCGACGCACCAGATCTGGCCGGAACTCAAAGACTTTACCGACCCGATTTACAGCGCCGTCCTACAGGGACAGGTGCGGACCTACAGCGAGCAGCGCTTCACCTTGCAGCGCGACGGTCAGGATTCCGACTTCTGGCTGGACTTGACCTACAGCCCCATTCGCAACGAAAGCGCCGAAGTCGCCGGGATTCTGGTCACGGCCATCGAAACCAACGAACGCCGGCGTATCGCCCTCGAACTGGAACAACGCTCCGCCGCCAGCCTCAAGGCCCAGCAAGAAACCGAACAGCGTCTGCAACTGGCGCTGGCCGCCACCGATGCCGTCGGCACCTGGGACTGGGACATTGCCGAAGACCGTTTCATCGCCGATGCCCACTTCGCGCAATTGCATGGCGTCGATCCGGCCATGGCCAGCCAGTTGCCGATCAGCGAATACCTCCACGGCGTGCACCCGGAAGACCGGGCCATGATCGCCCGCAGCATCAAGCACTGCATCACCCATGGCAGCGAGTACGCCGAGGAATATCGCTTGCTGCAAGCCGACGGGCAATTGCGCTGGGTGTTTGCCCGGGGCCGTTGCTACAAGGACCACCATGGCCGGCCGATCCGTTTCCTCGGTGCCGCGCTGGACCTGACCGAACGCAAACACATCGAACAGGCCTTGCGCCAAAGTCAGACTGAGCTGCAACTGATCATCAACGCCATGCCGATTCTGATCGGCTACGTGGACCGCGAAGAACGCTTTCGCCTGAACAACGCCGCCTATCTGGAATGGTATGGCTTGACGCCCCAGGAACTTTACGGCCGTACCATTCGTGAGGTGCTGGGCGATGAGGCCTATGCCCTGCGCGCCGAACACATCGCCGAGGCGCTGAAAGGCAAGACCTGTTGTTTCAGCATCAGCGCCGACCACCGCGACGGCAGCACCCGCCAGGCCCTGATGAACTACCTGCCACGCCACGGCGCGGACGGCGCGGTAAATGGTTTCTACATCTTCGTGATCGACGAGACCGAGCGCAAACAGACCGAAGAGGCCCTGCGCAACCTCAACGAAACCCTTGAAGAGCGCGTGAGCGCCCGCACCCAACAACTGGCCGAAGCCAACCAGCGCCTGCAGAACGAAATGTTCGAGCGTGAGCGTGCCGAAGACGCCTTGCGTCATGCGCAGAAAATGGAGGCGGTCGGCCAGCTCACCGGCGGCATCGCCCATGACTTCAACAACATGCTCACCGGGATCATCGGCAGCCTCGATTTGATGCAACGCTACATCGCCGACGGGCGCGCAGCCGAAATCGGTCGTTTCACCGAAGCGGCGGTGTCCTCGGCCCATCGCGCCGCCGCCCTGACCCACCGGTTGCTGGCATTCTCACGGCGTCAGTCACTGGATCGCAGGCCACTGGACGCCAACCAGCTGGTGCACTCTCTGGAAGACTTGCTCAGCCGGACCAAGGGCGATCACATCGAGCTCAAACTGAAGCTGGCCGATGAGGTCTGGCCGGTCAGTACCGATGTCAGCCAACTGGAAAACGCCTTGCTCAACCTCGTGATCAATGCCCGGGATGCGATGCCCGATGGCGGCGAGTTGTTGATCGAAACCGCCAATGTTCACCTCGACGGCAGCGACGTCACCCCGCTGGAGCCGGTCAGGGCCGGGGATTACCTGATGATTGCCGTCAGCGACAACGGCGCCGGCATGACCCCATCGGTACTGGCCAAGGCCTTCGATCCGTTCTTCACCACCAAACCCATCGGCCAGGGCACCGGCCTTGGGTTATCGATGATCTATGGTTTCGCCCAGCAATCGGGCGGGCACGTCAGCCTGCACAGCCGACCGGGCCAGGGCACCAGCGTTCGCCTGTATTTGCCACGGTTGCACGTCGCCCTGCCGGAACACACTCAGCTGCCGGTCATCGGTGAAGCACCGTCAGCGGTTGCCGGTGAAACGGTGGTGTTGGTGGAGGACGATCCGGCGGTGCGCATGTTGGTGCTCGACCTGCTCAAAGCGTTGGGTTATCACGCCCATGAAGCCGAAGATGCGCAGAGCGCCCTGCCCTTGCTGGAGTCCGACCTGCGGGTCGATCTGCTGGTGACCGATGTCGGGCTGCCGGGCATGAACGGTCGGCAACTGGCGGAAATCGCTCGTCAGCACCGCCCAGAGCTCAAAGTGCTGTTCATTACCGGTTATGCCGAGAAAGCCGCCGAACGCCAGGGCTTCCTGGAGGAAGGAATGGACATGATGGCCAAACCCTTTTCCATGGACCTGTTGGCCAACAAGATTCGCACGATGATCGGCCAAGCCGGCTGA
- a CDS encoding RidA family protein — translation MSITRYGTGSTAGGGQPRPFARAVEADGWLHVSGQVPAVDGEIIVGGIVEQTHQTMKNLIAILEEAGYGLEDVVRTGVWLEDPRDFWSFNKVFSEYFKSEHAPARACVQANMMVDCKVEIDCIAYKKKA, via the coding sequence ATGAGCATTACTCGTTACGGCACCGGCAGCACCGCCGGTGGCGGCCAGCCCCGTCCTTTCGCCCGCGCCGTCGAAGCCGATGGCTGGCTGCACGTGTCCGGGCAGGTGCCGGCGGTGGATGGTGAAATCATCGTGGGCGGGATTGTCGAGCAGACTCACCAGACCATGAAAAACCTGATCGCGATTCTGGAAGAGGCCGGTTACGGGCTCGAAGACGTGGTGCGCACGGGCGTGTGGCTGGAAGACCCGCGGGACTTCTGGAGTTTCAACAAGGTGTTCTCCGAGTACTTCAAAAGCGAACACGCCCCGGCCCGGGCCTGCGTGCAGGCGAACATGATGGTCGATTGCAAGGTCGAGATTGACTGCATTGCGTACAAGAAAAAGGCCTGA
- a CDS encoding IclR family transcriptional regulator, with product MTEDTIKRRARGLDRAFDILDFLKEIGQPLRPNEIASGIGSPKSTVYELVASLLERRILESVGKDGHVYLGRQLYFLGQAHLRHFDLSREADHALQEIVSQTRETAQMCLLNGRKYTVALMKEGERHFRISSDIGENAPIPWTASGRLLLAHLSDQQIVDLIDPDDFILPDGERLPLEQFLQEIRQAAIDGFFSFDSVADTFTHCFAAPVKDPNGIAIATLCIVAPRADAKNNYNDYRRVLIDSANSLARRINE from the coding sequence ATGACCGAAGACACCATCAAGCGCCGGGCTCGCGGTCTGGACCGGGCGTTCGACATCCTCGATTTCCTCAAGGAAATCGGCCAGCCCTTGCGCCCGAACGAAATCGCCAGCGGCATCGGCAGCCCGAAATCCACGGTCTACGAACTGGTCGCGTCCTTGTTGGAGCGGCGCATCCTCGAGTCCGTAGGCAAGGACGGTCACGTCTACCTCGGCCGTCAACTGTACTTCCTCGGGCAGGCGCATTTGCGCCATTTCGACCTGTCTCGCGAGGCCGATCATGCCTTGCAGGAGATCGTCAGCCAGACCCGTGAAACTGCGCAGATGTGCCTGCTCAACGGTCGCAAATACACCGTGGCATTGATGAAAGAGGGTGAGCGGCATTTCCGCATTTCCTCGGACATCGGCGAAAACGCGCCGATCCCCTGGACCGCTTCCGGGCGGCTGCTGCTGGCGCACCTGAGCGATCAGCAAATCGTCGATTTGATCGACCCCGACGACTTCATCCTGCCCGACGGCGAGCGTCTGCCGCTGGAGCAGTTTCTCCAGGAGATTCGCCAGGCTGCCATCGACGGATTCTTTTCCTTCGACAGCGTCGCCGACACCTTCACCCATTGCTTCGCCGCCCCGGTCAAAGACCCGAACGGCATCGCCATCGCAACCCTGTGCATCGTCGCCCCACGGGCCGATGCGAAGAACAATTACAACGACTATCGCCGGGTACTGATCGACAGCGCCAACAGCCTCGCCCGGCGTATCAACGAATAA
- a CDS encoding transporter substrate-binding domain-containing protein, with amino-acid sequence MHRRPSLFKACFFLFAASAAVMGFAQAADSKLDSVLARGKLIVGTGSTNAPWHFQGADGKLQGFDIDIARMVAKGLFNDPSKVEFVVQSSDARIPNLLTDKVDMSCQFITVTASRAQQVAFTLPYYREGVGLLLPANSKYKEIDDLKAAGDGVTVAVLQNVYAEELVHQALPKAKVDQYDSVDLMYQAVNSGRADAAATDQSSVKYLMVQNPGRYRSPTYAWSPQTYACAVKRGDQDWLNFVNTVLHEGMTGVEFPTYAASFKQWFGVDLPTPAIGFPVEFK; translated from the coding sequence ATGCATCGCCGACCTTCCTTGTTTAAAGCGTGTTTTTTCCTGTTCGCGGCTTCGGCTGCTGTCATGGGTTTCGCCCAGGCAGCAGACAGCAAACTCGACAGTGTATTGGCCCGTGGGAAATTGATCGTGGGCACGGGCAGTACCAATGCGCCGTGGCACTTCCAGGGAGCGGACGGCAAGTTGCAGGGTTTTGATATCGATATCGCGCGGATGGTGGCCAAGGGGTTGTTCAACGACCCGAGCAAGGTCGAGTTCGTGGTGCAGTCGTCCGATGCGCGGATTCCGAATCTGCTGACCGACAAGGTCGACATGAGTTGCCAGTTCATCACCGTGACCGCCAGCCGCGCCCAACAGGTGGCGTTCACGCTGCCGTACTACCGCGAAGGTGTCGGCTTGTTGCTGCCGGCCAACAGCAAGTACAAGGAAATCGACGATCTGAAAGCCGCCGGCGACGGCGTGACCGTGGCAGTGCTGCAGAACGTGTACGCCGAAGAACTGGTGCATCAGGCGCTGCCCAAGGCCAAGGTCGATCAGTACGACAGCGTGGACTTGATGTATCAGGCGGTGAACTCCGGCCGGGCCGACGCGGCGGCCACCGATCAGTCGTCGGTGAAATACCTGATGGTGCAGAACCCTGGCCGTTATCGCAGCCCGACCTACGCCTGGAGCCCGCAGACCTACGCCTGTGCGGTCAAACGCGGCGACCAGGACTGGCTGAACTTCGTCAACACCGTGCTGCATGAAGGCATGACCGGCGTTGAATTCCCGACTTACGCAGCGTCGTTCAAGCAGTGGTTCGGTGTCGATCTGCCAACCCCCGCCATCGGTTTCCCCGTCGAATTCAAATGA